The genomic DNA CGGCGAAGATCTTGTTCAGGCGATCGTTCATCTTGATGATTTCGCGTGCCTGGATCTCGATGTCCGACGCCATGCCGCGGGTGCCGCCCGACGGTTGGTGAAGCAAGAAGCGGGTGTTCGGCAGGCAAATGCGACGCTCCTTGGGAGCGCCGACAAAGATCAGCGCGCCGGCGGAAGCGACCCAGCCGGTGCCGATGGTCCAGACCTTCGGCTTCACGAACTTGATCATGTCGTGGATGCTGTCGCCCGATTCGACATGGCCGCCCGGCGAATTGACGAAGATGCGGATGTCTTCGTCGCTGGCGGCGGCAAGCGCCACGAGCTGCGAGCAGACCTTCTGCGCCAGTTCCTGATTGATCGACCCGTAGATGAAAATCGAACGCGACTTGAAAAGGTTCGCCTCCGTTTCCTTGCCGAGCGGCAATTCGGTCTTCTTGTCGTCCTCGTCGTCGTTCATCATCCGTTTTTCTCCGGCGTCTCATGAAGTCTTCAGTCAAAGTCAGATAATGCGACTCGACCCCGAAGACAATGCAACAAACCGAAGCGGCGACAAAGCAGCAAGGTCGACTATGCTTATGGTAAAAACACCTACCGCCAAATGCCGTATAGACAGGGGGACGGAGGCCAATAAGATCGGTCGCGTCAAACACTCAAGAGTGGGGCCAGCCTCCCAGGTCCCGCCGATCCATGGGGACACGCATGAACAGACGCATCCTGATCGCCACTGCCGCGCTGATCGCCTCCGCCGCACCCGCCTTCGCCCATCTCAATCCGGCAGAGCACGGCTCGTTTGCCGCCGGCTTCTCGCATCCGCTGTTCGGACTTGACCATATCCTCGTCATGGTCGCCGTCGGCCTCTGGGCGGCGCAGATCGGCGGCCGGGCGCTCGTCGTCGTGCCGGCGGCCTTCGTCGCGATGATGGCAGCGGGCTTCGCGCTGGCGGTTGCCGGTGTCGGCCTGCCCTTCGTCGAGCCGGCGATCCTCGCCTCGGTGGTGGCACTCGGCCTGCTTGTTGCCATGGCGGTGCGGCTCGACACGGCAGCATCCGCTGCGATCGTCGGCGTCTTCGCCCTCTTCCACGGCCATGCCCATGGCGGCGAACTCGGTAGCGCCGGGGCGCTTGCCTTCTCGGTCGGCTTCATCCTCGCCACCGCCGCGCTGCACGTGGCCGGCATCGGCCTCGGCATCGCCCTTCAGCGCCTCTCCGGCGGCGGCCTGCTTGCCCGCGTCCTCGGCGGTCTCACGGCTCTAGCCGGCGCTGCCTTGATCTTCAGCTGAAATCAAACGGGCATGCAGCACGGACGAATTATCTTTCTGAACGGCACGTCGAGTGCCGGAAAGTCAACGCTGGCAAAGGCGCTCCGGGAAATCCTCCCGGAGCCCTTTTGTTACTATGCCTCCGACCAGCTTGCCGACGCCGGATTTCGGGTCCTTAGGCGCGGCATGCATCCTGGAATGCGCGGCGAACGCGCGAGGTTCTTCGACGGATTTCATCGCTCGATCGCAGCCTTCGCCGAGGCCGGCAACGACCTGATCGTCGAGCACATCGTCGAGGAGAAGAGCTGGGCCGACGATATCAGAAGGCAAACCGCGCATCTGGACATCTTCTGGGTCGGAGTGCACGCGCCCATCGAAGACCTGGAGCGTCGCGAGCGCGAGCGCGGCGACCGCACGATCGGCGAAGCCCGCTTTCACCTGAAGACGCACGATTACTGCGCCTACGACCTAGAAGTGGACACGCGCGACCCGACCGATCAGGTTGCCGCGCGCATCGTTGACGCCTGGCTCAAACGCCAGTCACTCAGGCCGTAGCGGGGGATCTCCCGCTTTAGCCGCGGCCTCGATAGGTCGGCACGCCCTGGTCGGGCAGCCACAGGCCCTCGGGCGGCTTGCCGGTCTGCCAGAAGACGTCGATCGGGATGCCGCCGCGCGGATACCAATAGGCGCCGATGCGAAGCCAGCGTGGCTGAAGCAACGACACCAGCCGTTGGGCGATCTCGATGGTGCAATCTTCGTGGAATGCGCCGTGGTTACGGAAGGAATGCAGGAACAGCTTCAGCGACTTCGATTCGACCAGCCATTCGTCCGGCACATAGTCGATCACGATATGGGCGAAATCCGGCTGGCCGGTCATCGGGCAGAGCGAGGTGAATTCCGGCGCGGTGAAACGCACCAGATAGTCCTTGCCCTTGTTGCCGCTCGGGACCCGCTCCAGCACCGCGTCTTCCGGGCTCTGCGGCAGGTCGACCTTTGCGCCCAGTTGCGAAAGGCCGGATACGTCAGTCTTGCTCATATGCCTGTTGCTCCATGAGAACATCCGCGCGTGGGTGCGGTCGACTGGCCTCTGCCCTCGTCGGCCCGCTCCGTTTGCGGCCCTTAAATCAGAACTGCCTCAAGAAGGAAACCTCGTCACGGTTGAAGTGCCGTCGACCTTGAATCAGTGGCGCCCGACCGTCGTCTTGACGCGCACACCGTGCGCCTTCTCACCTTCGGGCTCCACATGGATCGCGATCTTGGCACCGGGATGCACGTCCCGGATCGCATCCTCGATCCGGTCGCAGATGTCATGCGCCTCGCCGACCGGCATCAATTCCGGCACGACCATGTGGAAATCGACGAAGATCGCCGGACCGGCCTGACGGGTCTTCAGATCGTGCACGCCGAGCGAACCCGCGGCGTTGGCGGCGATCGCCTGTTTGATCGCGTCTTCTTCCTCACCCGAGACGGCCCGGTCCATCAGCCCGTCGATCGAGCGCGAGATCACCATCCAGCCCTGGTAAAGAATGTTGCAGGCGACAATGACGGCCAGCAGCGGATCAAGGATCGCGTAGCCGGTGGCGATCGCAAGCACGAGGCCGACGAGAACGCCGATCGAGGTGACGACGTCCGACAGGATGTGGTGGCCGTCGGCGCTGAGTGCCGGCGAGCGGTGCTTGCGGCCGGCGGTGATCAGCACATAGGCCCAGATGGCGTTGATGACGCCGGCGACGAAGTTGATCGCCAGGCCCAGAGCCGGTGCTTCCATCAACACTGGCGCCATCATTGCCGGCACCGCCTCCCAGACGATGAGCAGTGCCGCAACGACGATCAGAACGCCTTCGATAACGGCCGAGAAATACTCCGCCTTGTGGTGACCGAAGGGGTGCCCGGCGTCGGCCGGCTTGGAAGCATAGCCGATCATCAGATAGGCGATGACCGCCGCGATCACGTTGACGGTCGACTCCAGCCCGTCGGAGAGAAGCGCGATCGAGCCTGTCAGCCACCAGGCAAGCAGCTTCAGGCCGAGCACAGCGAGCGAGAGCGGTATGCCCCAGAAAGCAAGGCGGAGCACGGTGCGGTTTTCGGTTCCAGTCGTCATTGTCATTCCTCGTGCAGATGCAAACGAGTTGCAAACGCAAGCCCATTCAAACGCAAAACCGCCCGCGCGAATTTTCGCGCAGGCGGTCGATGGACAAGCATATGCTGGATTAAGCGGCGCTTGTCAAAGATTGGATCGGCCGGTTCCGGTTTCTCCGCAGGCAATCGCCTCGAAAGGCAGAGCACCGGCTTCGATCTCCGCATCACCGGCGGCCTTATCGCCCCTGCCGATGAAGAAGAATACCACGGCCGCAGTTGCGACAGTGATGCCGGTCAAAACCAGAAGCAGGACGCTGAACGCGTCGCCATAGGCCTGCAGCAGCGCGGCGTGCGATGTCTCAGGGGCAAGCTGCATCGCCGCGGGCAGATTGCCGGTGACGATGCGCTGCGCCATGGGAGCCGCAGTGGCGCCGGCTTCCGATCCGAGGTTCCAGGCCGTAAGCGCAGAGAGGATGGCGGTCACGATCGCCAGCGCAATGCCCTCCCCGGCCACGCGCGTGGTGCTGAAGATGCCCGTCGCCATCCCGGCGCGCTCCTTCGGCACGACACTGACCGCAAGCCCGTCCATCAGCCCCCAAGGCAAGCTGATGCCGAGACCGATCATCATCAGTGGTGCAAGCAGCGTGGCCGGCCCTGACCCCGCCGGAAACAGACTGAGCCAGAGGAGCCCGGCCGCCGATATCAGCAAGCCCACACCGCAGATAACCGCCGGCGTGAACCAGCGCGTCAGAAGGCCCGCCGCGATCGGCAGGATCAGAAGCGGCGCGGACATGGCGATCATCATCTGCCCGCCCGCGACGGCGCTCATGCCTTCGATACCGATGAAGCGGACCGGAAGCAGGATGAGCAGCACCACGAAGCCGTAGGCGGGGGCTGCCGCCAGCAATTGCACGCCGACAAAACGCGGATATCGAAACAGCGTCAGATCCAGCATCGGCCGCGCGACCGAACGCTCGATCCGCCAGAAGGCCAGGAAGAAGAACACCGATGCCGCGAGCATCGCGAGCACGAGCGGATGGCTCCAGCCGTTTTCCGGACCCTGCAGAATGCCGAAGGTGAGTGCGGTGAGCGCCGCCGTGAAACTTGCCGCTCCCTTCCAGTCGAGGCCAGCAGCGTCCGGATCGCGTGTTTCCCGCAGGAAGACCGCACCGAGTGCCAGAGACAGGCCGGCGAGCGCCACGACCAGGACGAAGATCGCCGGCCAGCCGAAGGCCTCGACCATCAGGCCGGAGGCGATCGGCCCAAAGGCAAGGCCGACACCGAAGCTGGCGCCGACCAGGCTGAAGGCCCGGAGCCGCTCGTTCTCGTCGAACTCCTGTGCGAGCGAAGCCATGCCGCCGGAAAAGGCGGCGGCTGCCCCAATACCCTGAAGCGCTCTCAGGGCATCGAACCATAGGATATCCCGAGCGAAGGCGAGCCCGGCCGAAAACAGCAGGAAGGCCGCAAGACCACCCAGGAACACGCGTTTGCGACCGAAACTGTCGGCAAGCGCACCGGCCGCCATCAGCGAACTGCCGAAGGTCAGCATGAAGGCGTTGGTGACCCAGTTGAGGGCAACTGGATCGGCGCCGAGGCTGCGACTGATCGACGGCAGCGCCACCGCCGGTCCGGTGAAGGTGAGCGGCATTGCCGCGGCGGCGCAACAGACCGCAAGAAGGACGAGCCGGCGCCCGCGCGGTTCTCGAATTTCGGTTCTCATTCCCCGTTCCATCCGTTCGAGCAAAGGGGATACCCGCGCAGGCCCGGTAGGACCTTGCGTCTTGAGGTCGACACTTGCCGGGTATCGATTGACGAATGCAGGATAGTTTCGACATAATTCGATGAGAACGGCATCAATGCTCCGATCATACCGGAACAAAACGCTCGAATGGAGGTAGCATGGATCGCTTGAGCGGCTTGACCGCCTTCGTCCGCACCGCCGACCTCGGCAGTTTCGTCGCCGCCGGTCGCGTGCTCGGCCTGTCCGCTTCCGCGGTCGGAAAGGCTGTTACCACTCTCGAACGAGAACTCGGCGTCCGCCTGCTGCAGCGCTCGACCCGTAGTATCCGCTTGACCGAGGAGGGACGCCTCTTTCACGAGCGCTGCCGCCGCATCCTCGATGATCTCGACGACGCCGAGGCGTCATTGGCGGACGCCGTGGCGACGCCGCGCGGTCGGCTGCGCGTCAGCGTGCCGATCGTCAGCTACCACCTGCTGTTGCCGGTGCTGCCGGAGTTCGTACGGCGTTATCCCGAAATCGAACTCGACCTCGACTTCAACGACCGCATCGTCGACCTGATCGACGAGGAAGTGGATGTCGCAATCCGCAGCGGCGTGCTGCCGGATTCACGACTGATGACGCGCGCGCTCAGGCCGTTCCAGCTTCTGCTCTGCGCTGCTCCGTCATACCTTCGAGAGCATGGCAGGCCCGAATGCCCCCGCGACCTCGAAGGACACCATGCGGTTCGTTTCCGCTTTCCCAACAGCCGCAAGCTGCAGGAATGGCCGATCACGCTGCCGCCTGAGGGAAAGGAGCCGCGCCTCAAGACCGTGCTCAACTGCAACAACATGGAAGCGCTCGGCGGCGCCGTGCTTAGCGGCCTCGGCATCGGCTGCCTGCCGGACTTTCTCGCCCGCCACCATCTTCGCGACGGCAGACTGCACACAGTGCTCGACGCCCATCTCGACGCGCCCGGACAGTTCCACCTGCTGTGGCCGTCGAACCGTCACCTCTCCCCCAAGGTCCGCGTCTTCGTCGATTTTCTGAGCGAGCGACTGTTTGCCGATCGCTGCGAGAATGTGCCGGCCATTCAGGCGGCACAGTAGGAACAGAAAGGGCCGCCTCCACGGTGGAAGCGGCACCTTGTCTTCGTCAACATCTGCTCCATCCCGGAATAGGGGATTGCCGGGCTAATCAGGCGGCCTTGATCTTGGCGCGCTTGGCGAGGTGCGCCACGACGTTCTCGATCATCCGCATGCCGGCGTCGCCGCCGAGCGTCATGATCGATTCCGGATGGAACTGCACCGCCGCCACCGGCTCCTTCGTGTGCTCGATGCCCATAATTGTGCCATCTTCGCTTTCGGCGGTGATCATGAACTCCGCGGGCAGGCTCGCCGGATCGGCAAAGATCGAATGGTAACGACCGACGGTCACTTCCTTGCCGAGGCCGGAGAAGACGATTCCGGGCTCCAGCACGCGGATGCGCGACGGCTTGCCGTGCATCGGGATCGCCAGTTGGCGGAGATCCCCGCCGTAGGCTTCGGCAAGCGCCTGCAGCCCGAGGCAGACACCGAAGATCGGCAGGTCGCGCGCCCGCGCCTTCTTGATCGTCGCCTTGCAGTCGAAATCCTTGGGATTGCCAGGTCCGGGCGAAAGCACGACGAGATCCGGCTTCACCCGATCGAAGATCTCTTCGGCCACCGGCGAGCGCACCGTCGTGACGGTCGCCCCCGTCTGGCGGAAATAGTTCGCAAGCGTATGGACGAAGCTGTCCTCGTGATCGACCAAGAGGATGTTGACGCCGGCGCCAACAGCGGCAACGTCGCGACCGGCCTTGCCGGCATTGGCGGATCTCGCATCGCGAATGGCAGCGATCATGGCGGCGGCCTTCAGTTCGGTTTCGGCTTCTTCTTCTTCCGGATTTGAATCGTAGAGCAGCGTCGCCCCTGCCCTCACCTCGGCGATACCGTCCTTGATGCGAATCGTGCGCAGCGTCAGGCCCGTGTTCATGTCGCCATTGAAGCCGACCATGCCGATCGCGCCACCATACCATGCGCGCGGGCTCTTCTCATGGCTTTCGATGAAGCGCATGGCCCAGAGCTTCGGCGCACCGGTGACGGTCACCGCCCAGGCGTGGCTGAGGAAGCCGTCGAAGGCGTCCATGTCGTCGCGCAAGCGTCCCTCAATATGGTCGACCGTATGGATCAGGCGCGAATACATCTCGATCTGGCGGCGGCCGATGACCTTGACCGAGCCCGGCACGCAGACCCGGCTCTTGTCGTTGCGGTCGACGTCCGAGCACATGGTGAGTTCGGATTCGTCCTTCTTGGAGTTCAACAGCTTCAGGATCTGCTCGCTGTCGGCGATCGGATCGTCGCCGCGCTTGATCGTGCCCGAGATCGGGCAGGTCTCGATGCGGCGGCCGGAAACACGCACGAACATTTCCGGCGATGCCCCGACGAGATATTCTTGGTTGCCGAGATTGATGAAGAAGGAATAGGGCGACGGATTGATCGCCTTCAGCCGGTTGGAAATCTCCGACGGCTTGCTCTCGCAACGCTCGAAGAATTTCTGGCCGGGCACCACTTCGAAAAGGTCGCCGCGGCGGAAGCTCTCCTTCGCCTTGACGACGAGTTCGGCATATTCGCCCGGGTGATGGTCGCCATGCGGCGGAATGCTGTCGACGGTCTTGAAGGGTTCGCTGGCGATCTCTTCCGCCTTGCCCTCGGTGGTCTTGCCGTCCTTAGCGAAATCGTAGCGGTCGATCCAGGCCTTGGCGGCATAGTGGTCGACGACGAGGATTTCATCCGGCAGGAACAGCACCATGTCGCGCTGGTCGTCGGGACGCTTCAGCTTCAGGTCGATCGCATCGAACTGGAAGGCGAGATCGTAGCCGAAGGCACCGTAGAGCCCGAGGCTCGCATCCTCGGCCGAATGGAAAAGATTGGTGACGGCGCGCAGCACGCTGAACACCGTCGGCATCTTCGAGCGCTCTTCTTCCGTGAAGACGCGATCCGGCGCGTTGATCGTCAGGTCGAGGCGACGGCTGGTCGAAGCGCCGAGCGTGATGTCGGCGACGGTCTTCAGATGCTCGGCGATGATCGCAAGCAGCACTTCGCCGCGGCCGTTATAGGCTTCAATCCAGAGCGAGCGGCCGAAGGAGGAGATGCCGAGCGGCGGGTCGACGACAGCCGTGTCCCAACGAGTGTAGCGGCCGGGATATTCGTAGTTGGAGGAGAACACTGCACCGCGGCGTTCGTCGAGCTTGTCCACATAGCTCGCGATCGCCTGGCCATAGGACGCTTCCCGCCGCCGGCGCGTCACCGTAATGCCGCCCTTGGTGGTGTAGCTCTCCGAGCCGTCCTCGAGAATTACCGTTGCCATTCGCCTCGCTCCGTAAAAGCCCGGTCCTTGAGCGGCCTGGATACAAAAAAGCCGCCTCGAAATCTCCGGGCGGCTTCATCTCTCAATCACGCATGACTGGTCAAGGCCGCTTCAGCGAGCCCACCACCAGATCGAAATGTTGCGTGCGTTTTCCATGGGCGAAAGTGTTAGCTCGGGTTGCGGACTTGCGCAAGCGGGAAAGCGGCGCGCATCGTCACGGTTGCGCCAAAAAAAGAGGCGGCCCCAAAGAGCCGCCCCGACTGGAATTGATCTGATCCTATCAGAACTTCGCCTTCGCCGTCACCAGGAAGGTGCGGCCGCGGCCGGTATCGATCGTGCTTCCGGCAATGGTGCTCGAAGACGGCGTATAGGTCTTGTCGAACAGGTTCGTGACCTGAGCCGTGACTTCAAAGCCGTTTTCGAACTTGTAGTTGGCGAAGAGATCGACGAGACCGTAGCCCGGAACGTTCGGCGGCGTACGATTGATTTCGCCGACAAACGCGTTCGAAACGGCGTAGAGGCGCGTACCGACCGTCAGGCGCTGGTCTTCGAGGAACCGGGCGCCAAGCGTTGCGCTGACAATGTTTTCAGGCAGGTAGCTCTGCACGCCGAAACCATTGATCTGCGACGGCAGATCGCTCTCGGTGTAGGTGTAGGCAAGGTCGCCGAAGACGTATCCGGCGTCATACGCCGCCTGCAACTCGAAACCCTGGACCGTCGAGATCCCGGGATTGTTGACGAAGAAGATCTGACGACCGCCGTTGAGCATCGCTGCGGTGATGTAGTTGTCGACGCGGTTATGGAAGTAGTTGGCCTTGACCCGCAGGCTGTCGCTGGGATCGAGCAGCCCGTCGAAGGCGAAGTTCGCACCGATTTCCCAGCCCTTGGAGGTCTCCGGCTCAAGAAATGGATTGGGGAAGAACGACTGGCCCGACGGTCCCGGATGTGTGCCGCCGGCGAAGGTCTCGTTGACCGTCGGCGAACGCGAGGTTTCCGCGTATGTAACGTATGGCTGGAACCACTCCGTCGGGTTGAGCGCGACCGTGATGCTCGGGTTGAGGCGACCTTCGGACTTATCGACGGTGTAAGGGCCGGCCGGCAGACCGATCGGGTTGCCGGCAACGACAGCGCCGGAGCCATCGAGGCTGAAGTGATCCCATCTCAGGCCTGCCGTCAGATCCAGCATGCCATAGGTGAAGGTCGTATTGCTGAAGACGCCGGTGGTGGCATTGGTGCCGCTGCCGTTGACGCCGGCCCCCGGCCGGGCCGTGCTGTTGATGACATCGTAGTCGTCGCGGAAATACTCGACGCCGTAGTTCGCCTTGACGGCAACGTCGCCAAGGTCGAACAGAGAGGTGTTCGAGATGTCAAAGCCCTTACCCGTGTCGGTGATGCGCCGACCGGCCGCCGTGCCGCCACCGCGAATGTCGGTGTCGTACTTCATCTTTAGCCGGTTCCAGTAGGCGTTCGCACGGAAATCGATGAGTTCGTTGTCCGGCGTGTAGGAATAGCTTGCAGAAACCGTCTGGTTCTTCACGTTCTGGAAGTAGGAGTTCGCGAAGAAGTCGTTGTCATAGGTGAGGCCGGTGAGCTTGAAGGTGTGATCCTTGTCCGGCGTCACTTCGAACTTCAACAGGCCCGACAGAAGGTCTTCCTCGGTGAAGGGTACCTCGACCCCGTTGCCGTTGTCATAGTTGCCGGGATCAGCCTTGCTGATGCCGCCGAGCACGGAGAAGACGTCATTGAAACGGTAAGCGCCGATCAGTGATTCCGACCAGCCGGCACCGTTTGTGCCGTACGTAGCCGAAGCAATGCCACCGTAGTTCTTGCCGTCCTGGATCAGGTCTTCGACATCATAGGTCCGGAAGTTGACCGAACCGGCCAGTGCACCGCCGCCAACCCCGGTCACGGCGCCGCGGGTCACATCGATTTCGGAAAGGAATGCCGGATCGAAATAGGCAAAACCCTGGGCTTCGTGGCCGGTGAAGCGGAAGTTCTGGCGCACGCCGTCGATCATCATGTTGACGCGGCCGGAACCCTCGAAACCGCGGATGTTGACCGCGACGCCCGGGTTTTGCGGGTTGTTCGCGGTCGAGGTGCCGGGAACGCTGCGCAACAGGTCGTCAGTCTCTTGCCCCGATTGCAGATCGATCTGGTCCGTCGTGACGACGCTGACGGGGCCGGGCTTGGCATAGGGGTCAGCGGTGCGCCCGCCCTTGGCAACGATCGGCGAGAGGTAAGTTTCGCCCTTCTTTGTCTCCTCGGCCTTCTCTTCCGACTTAGCCTGGGTTGTTGCGCTTTGCGCGAATGCGACGGTAGCGACTGAAATTGCAAGAGTTGTCGTGCAAGCCAAAAGAGCCAGGCGACGATGCCGGGTGAGCATGGACCAATCCTTTGATTTTCGGAGGCCGGGCTTGCTGTTGAGCGGCAAACTCAAGGGGCTGGCTGGGCGGTAGATTCTAGAGCGGCGCGACATGTCGTCGCCTCATTTAAGCCGCATAAAAAACATGAGTGTTCTTGTCAACATACAAAGGCAGTCCCCACAATTTATGGGGTCGTGCCAATTCGAGGCGTTGCTAAACTGCAACGCTTTTGCCGAAGGCCGGATGAAACCAGATCCGGTTCCGTGCGTTCCCTCCCTTCCAGGCCCCGCTGCGGGGGCAATGCGAAAGGACCCGGATGCGTCGCTCTTTTCCCTTGATCCTGCTGTCACTCCTGATCCTCACCGGCGCCAGCCTGCCGAAATCCGGACCGATCCCGCTAAAAAAGCCGCCGAGCGAGGCGGGAGAGAAAGAGGCTGCTCCCACACCCGAAGAGAAACCGGCGACGCCTACGGACGGTGGCAAGGCCGATCAGCCAGAGGTGCCGACTGGCGACGAACAGCCCGTGCCGCAGCCAAAGCCCAAGGACGGGAGTGAAGGAGCGGCGAAGGATCAAAAGCCGGCCACAGGCGAAAAGGACCAGCCCGTCGACGACAAGAAAGAGGAAAAGCCGGCACCGATCGTCTATCCGCCGGTCGAAGCAGAGGACGCCGCCGACTACGCAAAGTGTGTCGCCGACCTGAAGGCGATCGGAGCGACGTTTGTCGAAGCCAAACGCATCGACGACGGCAAGGGCTGCGGCATCGACAAGCCACTGGAGGTCACGAGCATCCTGCCCGCCGTCACACTCGCGCCTAAGGGGCTTATGCGGTGCGAAACGGCGCTGGCGCTTGCACGCTGGACCAAGGAGACCGCCCAGCCGGCCGCCGAAGTCGCCTTCGACAAGACCATCAAGATCAAGGCGCTGAACCAGGCATCGACCTATATCTGCCGCCTGCGCAACAATGCGACGACGGGCAAAATCTCCGAGCACGCCCACGGCAACGCCGTCGACATCGCGTCCTTCACGTTAAGCAACGGCGCGACGATCGCCATCCAGCCGCGCGACGAGGATGGCACCATGGACGGTGCCTTCCAGCGCGCGGTCACTGCGTCCGCCTGCCTCTACTTCAAGACTGTGCTCGACCCCGGCAGCGACGCCGCCCACGAAACCCACCTGCATCTCGACGTCATCGAGCGCCGCAACGACTACCGCTACTGCCGCTAGGAATGAGCCTCCTTGCGCTGGCGCTCGTCAGGCGTTGTCGTAGCCAAGGGCGACAAACTCGCCCTCGAAGCGACCGGCCAAGGTGTCGCCGTCGAGGAGGTCGGCAACGACCACGGCGCGCGCCCTGCCCCGACGTTCGAGCAATCGCAGAAAGCCCGGCCATTGCCCGGCATCCGCCAGCGACGAGCGTGCGGCGAAAGCGCCGGCGACCGGCTTCAGATAATCCATCCGGTTGCTCTGGATCACCAGGCGCGCCGCAACGCCGCTTTTGCGCATGCGCACATGCAGCAGCGACCAGGCCGACAGGATCGCGAGCGCCGAGGCGCTGCCGCCGAACACCGTGTCACGGTGGTTGATGTTGGGTGCAAGCGGCGCCGAGAGCAGCACATGATCGTCGCTCACCGCATCCGCGCGGACCTGCATCGCCGCTGACAGCGGGATGTGGTTATGAAGATAGGACTGGAGTTCCTCTGGCGTCATCGTGGCATCCCTGATGCGTTCCTGCGCGGATCAGTGCACGAGACCACATGTCCTGACCAGAGCAAGGCGCCTGCGTCCTGTCGTCTCCCGCAGGCCCCTCGTAGCCCAAAAGATACCGGGCTGCGCGCCTTGCAGGAGCCCGCCCCGGCTCCCAAATACGGCGCGAGGAAAATCCACCCGCTTTGCGCCTAATCTCAAGGAAATCTGTCATGGCATTGACGATGTACCAGCTCTCCATTCCCGCACTCGTTCGCGGCCTTGGTGTCCTCACCAAGCTGCTCGACAAGGCAGAGGCTTTCGCTGAGGAAAAGGGCATCCCCACGGATGATCTCGTCCACGCCCGGCTGGCGCCCGATATGCTGACGCTTGCCGGTCAGGTGCAGCGTGTCAGCGACACCAGCAAGGGCCTGGTCGGCCGGCTGACGTCGATCGAAGTGCCCCGGTTCCCGGACGAGGAAAAGACGTTTGACGAACTGCGCCAGCGCATCGCCAAGTCCGTCGCCTTCCTTGAAACGGTGCGCCCTGTCGATCTCGAAGACAGCGACAGTCGCGAAGTCGTGCTGAATTTCCCGAACCTGAAGGTGACGCTCACGGGTGAGGAATACCTGCTAAAATTCGTGCTGCCGAACTTCTACTTCCACCTGACGACCGCCTACGACATCCTGCGCCACAAGGGCGTGCCGCTCGGCAAGGCAGACTTCCTCAGCCTCACCGCCTGATTCCGCCGCGGGA from Ensifer adhaerens includes the following:
- a CDS encoding ATP-dependent Clp protease proteolytic subunit, whose protein sequence is MMNDDEDDKKTELPLGKETEANLFKSRSIFIYGSINQELAQKVCSQLVALAAASDEDIRIFVNSPGGHVESGDSIHDMIKFVKPKVWTIGTGWVASAGALIFVGAPKERRICLPNTRFLLHQPSGGTRGMASDIEIQAREIIKMNDRLNKIFADATGQPVEKIAKDTDRDYWLSAEEAKSYGLVSRIISSAADI
- a CDS encoding HupE/UreJ family protein, whose protein sequence is MNRRILIATAALIASAAPAFAHLNPAEHGSFAAGFSHPLFGLDHILVMVAVGLWAAQIGGRALVVVPAAFVAMMAAGFALAVAGVGLPFVEPAILASVVALGLLVAMAVRLDTAASAAIVGVFALFHGHAHGGELGSAGALAFSVGFILATAALHVAGIGLGIALQRLSGGGLLARVLGGLTALAGAALIFS
- a CDS encoding chloramphenicol phosphotransferase CPT family protein — its product is MQHGRIIFLNGTSSAGKSTLAKALREILPEPFCYYASDQLADAGFRVLRRGMHPGMRGERARFFDGFHRSIAAFAEAGNDLIVEHIVEEKSWADDIRRQTAHLDIFWVGVHAPIEDLERRERERGDRTIGEARFHLKTHDYCAYDLEVDTRDPTDQVAARIVDAWLKRQSLRP
- the queF gene encoding preQ(1) synthase — its product is MSKTDVSGLSQLGAKVDLPQSPEDAVLERVPSGNKGKDYLVRFTAPEFTSLCPMTGQPDFAHIVIDYVPDEWLVESKSLKLFLHSFRNHGAFHEDCTIEIAQRLVSLLQPRWLRIGAYWYPRGGIPIDVFWQTGKPPEGLWLPDQGVPTYRGRG
- a CDS encoding cation diffusion facilitator family transporter, with protein sequence MTTGTENRTVLRLAFWGIPLSLAVLGLKLLAWWLTGSIALLSDGLESTVNVIAAVIAYLMIGYASKPADAGHPFGHHKAEYFSAVIEGVLIVVAALLIVWEAVPAMMAPVLMEAPALGLAINFVAGVINAIWAYVLITAGRKHRSPALSADGHHILSDVVTSIGVLVGLVLAIATGYAILDPLLAVIVACNILYQGWMVISRSIDGLMDRAVSGEEEDAIKQAIAANAAGSLGVHDLKTRQAGPAIFVDFHMVVPELMPVGEAHDICDRIEDAIRDVHPGAKIAIHVEPEGEKAHGVRVKTTVGRH
- a CDS encoding MFS transporter, whose protein sequence is MRTEIREPRGRRLVLLAVCCAAAAMPLTFTGPAVALPSISRSLGADPVALNWVTNAFMLTFGSSLMAAGALADSFGRKRVFLGGLAAFLLFSAGLAFARDILWFDALRALQGIGAAAAFSGGMASLAQEFDENERLRAFSLVGASFGVGLAFGPIASGLMVEAFGWPAIFVLVVALAGLSLALGAVFLRETRDPDAAGLDWKGAASFTAALTALTFGILQGPENGWSHPLVLAMLAASVFFFLAFWRIERSVARPMLDLTLFRYPRFVGVQLLAAAPAYGFVVLLILLPVRFIGIEGMSAVAGGQMMIAMSAPLLILPIAAGLLTRWFTPAVICGVGLLISAAGLLWLSLFPAGSGPATLLAPLMMIGLGISLPWGLMDGLAVSVVPKERAGMATGIFSTTRVAGEGIALAIVTAILSALTAWNLGSEAGATAAPMAQRIVTGNLPAAMQLAPETSHAALLQAYGDAFSVLLLVLTGITVATAAVVFFFIGRGDKAAGDAEIEAGALPFEAIACGETGTGRSNL
- a CDS encoding LysR substrate-binding domain-containing protein translates to MDRLSGLTAFVRTADLGSFVAAGRVLGLSASAVGKAVTTLERELGVRLLQRSTRSIRLTEEGRLFHERCRRILDDLDDAEASLADAVATPRGRLRVSVPIVSYHLLLPVLPEFVRRYPEIELDLDFNDRIVDLIDEEVDVAIRSGVLPDSRLMTRALRPFQLLLCAAPSYLREHGRPECPRDLEGHHAVRFRFPNSRKLQEWPITLPPEGKEPRLKTVLNCNNMEALGGAVLSGLGIGCLPDFLARHHLRDGRLHTVLDAHLDAPGQFHLLWPSNRHLSPKVRVFVDFLSERLFADRCENVPAIQAAQ